The following is a genomic window from Theobroma cacao cultivar B97-61/B2 chromosome 10, Criollo_cocoa_genome_V2, whole genome shotgun sequence.
ATATAGGCAAGTGTGAAGAAAGAGCAATAGCTACCAATGGCAGATAAGAGCCATAGACAAATCACAACCTGCCAAGTGAACTAAAAGTTAGAAAACTTTATTAAGCACCAGCCTTCCCCACctcaataaacaaaaaataaggaCAGAAAAGCAGGTAGAGTGGAACATGTTTAGTGAGATTGCAAAAGCGGGGTAGAACCCAGGACCCTATACAAACAGCATAGAAATCGATTATGGCATTTAGCAAATAGAAACCTGATGCAAACTAATGATTAACCATCTGGGCAAAAAACAGGATAGGTTAAAATGAACAGAAGAGTGTTTGCTGGAAGAGCAAGAGCTGTTTGTGAAGAAGAACCATCTGTTTGAAAGCAATCATGGTTTAATTATGAAGTTCATAGTTAAATTGGCAAATTCTGCTAATCAATCTTGTTTGGGAGATGACATTAGAGTGAAATAGAGTATATGGATGATTAATTGATCTACTCCCAATTTGTGAGATTTTGGCCCTCAGTGGGTGGGTGGGTGGGGGGTTGCCACTAATCCGCTTTCCTATACCACACTGAAACACACTTCATACTAATGACTCCCTTCAatgatattaataataataataaatcatatatTAACTAGATGATAATTCCACCAACAATACCACAATGCTGCACACATGGAATTCTATTTCAACGTTgattctttttccctttgtaGTGTATGTGTATAATGCAGCACAGAATACTCAGATAAAATACAACTGGTTTAAACTGACCTTGAAAAAGAGTCGAAAATCTTTGCCAATTGTTATATCATGAGCCATAAGAAGcacattattgattttaacaCGAAATGATGCTGCAGCGTTATTAACCATTTCCTCTGACAACTCAAGTTCTGGTAATGTTTGTAGTTGTCTGCTTAAACAATACACAGGCATCATTGTCAAAAATGGCTTCAACACTAAAAAAGGAATGAACACATATGGAGGAAATATTAGTCATACCTATTTCTTAAAGCAGCATAGTTGGCACGGACAAACAACAATACAATTAATATCAGCAAGACATCTGAACAAATGGATAAGAATGGTAATCCAGACCGTTCAAATATGAGCCAAGCAACAGTAGCAACAACAATGACACCAAAAGAATCCCGCCACCGCTTCCACAAGAGTATATCAGCCACTAGGAACACAAGAAGcaaaatttgtaaatttatCACATAAAACAAATCCACTAGTATTATAAGGTGAAAACTAATGGAGTCAGTGTGAAAAAATAATCTTACAGCAATTATATCATACTATACAACAGAATTAACCCAACATCAtactaattataataaaaaacgTTGATGGAGGAATGTTAAAAGCCACAAACTTTTGCCTATAagaccaaaataaataaagatcgAAGATAAATGCTGAATGAGCACAGATCAAAAGGAAAGTTGGCTTCCAAGGATATTATCCCACCAGGGAAAACTCAGCAAAGGATTCACCTTCAGTTTCTATTATGTGTCACATCCACAATTTAGAGCACAAAATTAAACAAGATAATCAGCATCATTTCCTCTCCACCAAGAAACCCATCACCCTCCAtcaagggaaaagaaaaagggtacACTCCATGGAGTTACccttgtaaaaataaatagagaaCCAACCTCTTGCAAAACGATATCACCACACCAATATGGTGGGAAAAGAAGGTTTGCGTAAGAGTAGCATAGCATAGACAAgaccaaaacaaaataaaagaacatcTGCATCTctctaaaagaagaaaactcaAAACAGTGAGCCTCAAATTGTAAGAGTAGCATATCATTTGGCCTATGCACAAATGTGTAACTGCTATAGCATAACTGCGTACAGAGAGATGATCACCCCATTTTTCCTAAACCAAATTTAATCCTATTTATCACTTCTTGTTCCTAAAATTCACTTCCCATTATAATCTCATTTTGCCTAACATTTCATTACAATTCCAAAGGGCACTATTTAAACAAAACATCAAAGTACCCCAAGAATCACCTATCCATTGAAGAAATTCGGTTGATTTCATTGAAAGGCAAGAACAAACAAGAGAGATaaacaaaatggaaaagaaaataaaagatggGTATTTTctgtttcaatttcttttaccTTCACCACCACCCAGAAACTGGTGAAGTGAACCCTGACGACCAAACAAACGGTAACCACCGGAGGATGTTGTTGAAGAAGTGGAAGATATTGTCTGATTTCTTGACTCTTCCCCATCAGTGTTACTCGAATTCTCCATTACTTGCAATccagaaatgaaaaaacaaaaaaaaaacccacaaatttcaaatcttgcagaattttttctctctttgaaGCCAAATTTCAGGGTCCCAGATCTATGGCAGAGTCGACGAACAAAAAAACATACAGACCcttcttttcaatttattttgggaagaaagaaagttcCTTTCTTCGTTCTGTTCTGTCTGACTTGgataaaatacatatatataggAGACGACAAGACTGACGTCTATCTAATATTTgtcaaaagaattttttttaatgacgtaatattaaaaaattcctaaattattcacaaaattttaaataatttattaatttttaatacatTTAATCCAGATCTAACTGGATTATGAACCATTCAAAAAATGTATGTTTTGATATCACTTGTTAcgagttaaaatttaaataaacttatAAATCACAAtctatattttcaatttaaaaaatatatttgataaacgattcaaaattcatatttatatatcaaaattcattCCATCTCGTATTAATATGATATCCGAGATAACagtttaatcaatttttttatatttttattttgattaaataattaataaaattattatttataattttatgtaaCGTGACATTCAAACATATCATAATCACATGATATTTTCACTTGCACGActataacatgtaaatataacatgataaataatattttaattaataataattaattaattattaattataaattttaatgtattttttatgctccttgggtcatgacattattttttttatatgtttgatATGAAACAGAAATCAATTGACAATGGGGTATCAGGTTTGGATTAAACCAGATTATCCTGGCATTCTATTCTCTAGCCTTCTGGGTGGTACAACTCTTTCCCTGAACCTTCACTTTCTCATTTATGTATTCCAGGTTTCCATTGTTCTATCCTGAAAGCCGTATCTTGCTGTCTATTCTCTTGCTAGGCATCTCAAGAACTATGTTTCTTGTTGGCCTTGAGTTTGCATTAGCTGGAATGGCCCTGGATTCTTATAATGGCATTCATGGGATTCATAATGAAAGCCTTAGCAATGGCATCTTGGGCCCTGGAAATACCATACTAGCAACCAATGCTGCATTGGCATGCATCCTGGGCATGTCTATCATCATCTGCAACTAATTTTCCGAAAAGAAAAACTTGCCTAAGGTTTCTCTCTTCTGATATTGTCATAGAAAAATGATGGTGAATCCAGGCCTCCACCTGAAATGGGAAGTGCAGCAGCAAAAGCTGATGTTGTCCTGAAATCGCCTCTTAGACAGCGAAACAACAATGATTTGCCTGCATTAAGGCTTTGCAAACTCTATATCGAGTAAGCGCGCTGAAGATCAACTGATGGAATCAGCAGATTAGATGCAGGGGAGGAGGCATTGAATGTTAAAGACTCTTGACTTGCAACCTGGTTTCATATTGCACAATTAAGtgataaagataaaatttgtCAATTCTGTTACTTGCAGAGAAGTACAGTTATTCTACCAATGCATATCCTATAAGCTGGCAACAATGTTGGTTCTCCCAGCCTGCCAAAGAAAAAGGACCAAAATAGATAAAAGCAAGTAAAAAAGGAACATGAAGATCTTTTGCTAGTTTAGCTTATTAGGGGATCATCTCATGTTAAAAGAGCTCTAGTTTTGAATTACTAGAAAACTAATATCAACTAAGAAGATCGGCTTCCAGTTCATTTTTCTGGTCCTCCGCGGCTTGAGTCAGTTCCTTGGCTCTCTTAGCTTGGTGCTTCCAATCAGTGAAAACTAGAGtgcaaatcatcaaacacataCATGAGGCTTGTGCTGCAGCAAGCCCATACCACAACCCAAGGAAACCAATCTCTAATTTAAATGCGGCAAAAGCAGCAACAGGCAAACCAACAAGgtaaaatgaacaaaaatttATGCAAGCACCCACCTTAGGTCTAGCAGAACCTACCAGGACTCCACATGCCGCTGTCTGAGGACAGTTTCCAAGCTCACAAAAGCCCAATATAGGTAAGACAACTGATGTCAATGCAAGAACCTGAGGCTCACTTGTGTATACCTTTCCCCACACATCCTTTACTGCAATTGTGAAAGCAAAAGCTACTAGTCCCCATACCATAGCTATAATAAGTCCTATAATGGTTGTCTGCCGTGCCTGTGCGGGCGCTTCAGCCCCTAAGTCTTGCCCAACACGCATTGATAAACTTAAGCTTAGAGAATTTGGAAAAACATAAAGAACTCCCGTTGTTTGTATGAGAATTCCCATTGCAGCCACACTTGCCTCTGGATTATTAATTAACCCACATAGTAGCACCATTATCTCATACCACCACCATTCTAAACACACAGATAATACACTTGGAACCATGAGCGTCAGCAGTGGGTGCCAAAGTCGATAGGATTTGGTTACGGCTTGACCATCCCAAGGTTTTATTGCTGTTTCTGAAATGAAGAGATATGCTAGCAAAGCTAAACTTAAGTTTAATGTGTTGCAAGCAGAGGCCAGAGCAACTCCTCTAATCCCCAAATCCAAATATATTGCAAGGAAGTAGCTGATTGGAAGGTGGAGGATCATTGCACAAGTTGCAGACAGAAGGAGGGGTTTGATTAGATTTTGTGCCcttatgaaaattctcaaaggaTGGAGGAGAGCTTGGGCAAGCAATTCAGGAATGGAGTATGTGATAAATACCTTTGCCACTGATGTAATGGTCTCATCCTGACCAAATGACAGAAGGATAGGCTCCATGTTCAGCCATAATAAGGTGATTGGAATGGCTGCAAGTAATAGGAGGCAGAGGGTCTGTTTAAAAGTTTGGCTAAGAACTGTCCATTTTTTGGCTCCATAAGCTTGGCAACATATAGGTTCCATCCCCATAGCCAGACCCTTGATTACAGAGTAGCCTGTGATGTTTGCAAATCCCATTGACAGTGAGCCTCCAGCCAACTCAATGTTCCCCAGATATCCCAAAAATAACATGGACATTATGGACTTGGAGTGCAAAATCAGGCCAGAAAGTAATAATGGAAATGCAATTTTCCCCAGTGATATCAGCTCGTCTGCAACCTGAGAAACGTACATTAGATATTAGGCAATGCAAAATCATATAACATTAGCAAGTAACCAACGCTGGAAAAATATAATGGATTGCTGAATAAAGCTGAAAATTCAATTTACCATGAATCTATCAAGTAAAAACCCCAGCTTGTTGCGCAAGATGAGTGCACTTTTCTGTGTCTTTTGAGATCTAAGAAAACTTTTCTTCAAGGCTCTtgcttaaaaattaagatattcTCTTAGAGACTAACTCTGGCCCTGAGAGATAATTAAATCTCTGTACACAGGTACTTGTTCTCTCTCTTGGAGCCAGCCATAACTTGCAAGTAGTTTTACAATGAATATCTGGACAAATTTGCTTCCGACTACTACGTTAGAAAGGCAGTTTCCTCTCCGCAGCGAAAGTACAACCTCAAAACTTACATCTAATCCTCATAAATGAAACACCATTCCCCTCTTTGCAAGTTTAGGaagtgttttaagaaaatacaGAAGCATGCGCTGTTAATTCAATAGGAGTATCTAGATTAAGGAGAGGTATTGAAGGATTAGACGATGCACAACCTTCATTTGTTAAATGACTAACAATACCGAAGCACGTGCTGTGAATTTAATGGCATATATAGATTATGGAGAGGCATTGAAGGATGAGAAGAAGCACCACCTTTATTTGTTAAGTGAGTAACAAATATGCAGTCACAGCTATTACTTACCattctcttgaatttctttcctaAGTTagtatattttcttctttaatgcTTTTAACGTATTTACCCGTATTACTACCATCTGTCAGTTAAAGTTAATACACTATCCTATAATGGAAAATCATCTGCCAAGCAGTCAAAGAATCTTAACCAGTTTTCGTTGTAGCTTCAAAAGCTGAAATAGACAATAAGAAAATTCAGGCACAATATCATTATCATAAATGGTTGGTAAAAGGAAAAGTATGAAGTCGAAAGTGATGAAGCTAATCTAATTCATGCTTGTTGTGATGAAGCTGGGTTAGGGGAGCAATAACTCTCTTCTTTGCTTGAGAATTCACAATTCCAACAAAGATTATaatcacttttttttcctttttttgtcaGCACGAGCAGTATATTTCTCCCTGAAGTATAGCTCACTTGAGAGCTGATAAGTTTAAGCCGTCCATATCTTGTATCTGTTTGGTGTTAATTGCCTTGCAGTGTTTCTTTGGCTATGTTAGAAAAAGTAATAAGAGAATCTAAATTGTGTATTGATAAATCTTAACTCATATGATTATCTAACATGCTAGTCTCAGGTCCCTTAAATGATATACATAACAGTTAGAGTCCATTCACTAACTAGAAAACAACTACTACATGTAGTACATTGGTGTATGAAATCCCCATATAATCTCAAGATGGAAAGAGAGTAGCTAGGAAGTTATGGAAAGTTAAATAGCATCTGTGGAAAGTTTCAGGTTTTTAGAAGGGAAATGAACAAGACAGTCGATCCACATTTTGGTGCAAAAATAAGGAGAGCAAGAATGTCACCTTAGTTTTCTGGAACCTTCCCAGAAATTTATTAAGGAACCCCCTTCCTCCGGCTCTACCACTATTgtaataatcatttttatttcctccATTGGAAATATCACTTGGCGAAGCTGCTCCGCATTCGCTTGGGGAGCACATGATTAGGAGCTCTGCAATCAAATGAGATAACAATTCTCTGGCTCATCAAGActtgaattttgaaggaaagcATGTCATGTGTTTATGGTGAAACATGCACGTTAGACGTAGATTCAATTGAGGATAGACCTTAATATTTTCGTATAACTTTTGTCATATTCAATATTGCACATAGTTTTAGTCAGGTTTTTAGTACGTTAGACCTTGTAAGTATTAgcagaaaatgatgaatttcagCATTGAGCATGAAAACAGAACAACAAcataaagaacaaaatatCCACTGCCCCAGACAATTTGTCCCCTTGGATAGTACAAAACACGATGCTctataaaaacaaagaagataGCATACTTAAGAATAGCAGTTAGACTTGAAGCCTGGCttattttgatgcaaaatAAGCCAAAAATTGCTTAGGACAGTCTATGGATTTGAGCTAAGCATTTAGCCGGCATATGATTGGGTACCAAATTGATATATTCCTTTGATCCCCTCTTCATCTAGAGGTTCAGTCTTTCGGCATTCAGAATATTTACAAATAGTAAGTACAAACTGTCACAACGAGAAACCACCCTAGTGCATATATACTAGTATTATCTACTGTCCCATTCAGAAAAACTGTCAATATCTTTACCATACTTTaatcttcatacaaatgttcTAAGAGTAGGCTAACTAAGACCTCGTCTAAACCCCATCCTCCTATCACCTTAATATGCATTAACATACGTGTACACATGCGCATGCACATAATCCTTCTGCATGCTCACCATGTGAGTGAATATAACAGAAAAATGATAAGCTTTTGATTTCATTAGTTTGGTTTTCAACTGACATTTTCTTTTACCACTACTGCTACCATGTTTGATGCTTCACTTAGAGGTCCTAGCAAAGTTATTCGAAAGGAGAGATGCTACGAAAGGCCATTCTGTTGCGGTGCAACTGATTATTATCATGCTTGCTGTGTAGTGTAAAGCCAAGATCCTAGTGATTTGAGGAGGCTTAGAGTACTTGGAGGAGCTCTACAAGTAGCATTTGGGCAGTCATTGTTACAGTGGGAGGTCTTAAATCTTTGCTCAGGCGTTCTGAGAAACATCATATATGATCAACTGCTTGAAAAAGAATTCACAagatcaatatatatatatagtatttaGAATTTGGGATAACGTACAGGTCAAATAAATGAGCCGTTTTTCATTAAGACTAAGCCCAACAGGAGCAGTAACTCTTCTTCTGGGTCCTCTATGGTTGtatgcttttcatttcatgcTTGTATGTACTATTTGTACCTACGCCAAATATTGAATATGTATACGATAATTTAAAGTAAACCTTATAGTATCGGGTaagcaaataattaatttggttaaaaaaattttataaccgAATTAATCGAATATGCCATGAAAATTAACCGAAtcgaataaaataaaattttaaccaattaatcaattgataatagaattaatcaaaattttttgaagcATGGGCTTTGATACTTTTCttagtttcatttttttatttttatgttaatcaaatagtaaataaaattaaattataaaaatttaacaaaactCTAAGtttaataacattaaaataaaatgttttaacacacaaaaatgaatgagaatatACTTAAGCTtaccttaaaaaaattttaaatcaaaacttaTTGAATTAATTGAGTTAATCGATCTCACTTTTGAATTAATCAAATcgttttaattgaatttaatcaattaatttgattatatttaattttaataaaaaaataactcatCTTGATTAGTTGATTTGATAGGATGtttaagataattaattaatcaaaagaaAGTTTGGTGAAGCTTACTACGTGTCCTGTCCTATCCATTTGCCAGCCCTGTGGCCTGTGGTCGCACCCTGATTTCCGATTCCATTTCCTGCTTTCCCTTTCCCAACAAATCAAAGCCCAAACCCAATCCACTACCTCACCCGCTTGCCACTCTAGCCTCTCCCATCCCCTCCCTTATATAAGCCTCCCACCGTCTGACCTTCCTTCAGCTCCCCCTTTCACTCAGAAAAATCCAGTCTTTTTTTAAGCAAAATGGCTCTCCGTTCTTTAGCCACCAGGAAAACCCTAACCCTAGGGCTGAACTCGACGAGGCTGACTCAGTCTCGTGCATTGCAGACGTTCTCGCTCCCCGATCTTCCGTACGACTATGGCGCACTTGAGCCGGCCATCAGTGGAGAGATCATGCAGCTCCATCACCAGAAGCATCATCAAACTTACATCACTAACTATAACAAGGCTTTGGAGCAGCTCCATGAGGCTATCCAGAAAGGTGATTCTTCCACCGTCGTTAAGTTGCAGAGCGCCATCAAGTTCAACGGCGGAGGtataagttttcttttcttttcttttctttttattgttattttggTTGAAAGATCAGCTACGTAATTCAATTGCTGTATAAAGATCGAAATTTTGGGACTGAATCGGATTAGAAGGGAAAGTGCGTTTCTGGTTgtgaaaaatgttaaaaatgtaatttttagtTAGCAATTAGCACAGAAGCAAGTGGTAGAAGTGCTATTTTACTCTTCTACTTCTGTTTGGCAAAGTTCTGATGCAGAAGTTCACTTGGGTGGAAAGTCAGCCCAATTGAAAGTCTGTTTTCATTCATTTCAGCTGCAATTGTTCTGGCAagtaaatttagatgaatGAGTGCAATTTGGAGAAGAACACTATCCATTGGATAGTAGCATAGCTCAACTTTTCTTGGTGAATAATTCCTAGTAACTAGAGTCCAGGACAGTTAGCTGTAGCCTCTATCAttgttctctttcttttttttaatcctTTGTTTGCTATTACGTTAAATTCACTTCATGTGAATGAGTGGTAACTGATGCAGGTCATATCAACCATTCAATTTTTTGGAAGAATCTTGCCCCTATTCATGTAAGTTTATAtttcttaatcttttttttttcttcttccagtCTTTTGTTCCTTGTCTCTCTTACCTTATGCCATTTACATGACAGGAAGGAGGAGGTGAGCCCCCAAAAGGTTCTTTGGGTTGGGCTATTGACACAAGTTTTGGCTCATTGGAATCATTGATTCAGAAGATGAATGCCGAGGGTGCTGCTTTACAGGGCTCTGGTTGGGTGGTAAGCAACTTGTTTTTTCTAAGGCAtcactttttgttttattttctcatgtaCCTGTTCATAAATGGTTTGCATCTTTCATTGCTTATTTTTGCTCCTCTTGTTTGCTTCCTTTTTATCTTGACAGTGGCTTGGAGTGGACAAGGAATTGAAGAAACTTGTGATTGAAACAACTGCAAATCAGGTATGTTTAAACTATTGGGGCTTCTTGGTTTGTTCACTTGAATGTGCATTTGCTTATTTCTATTGCCCTGCTTATTTTATAGGcctatgatttgaggtttttttttcttttaaataaaggtCACTTGCACTCGGTTTCTATAAGATTGAATTCTTGTTAAGTTTATACTCTCTCTTGAGAGTTCCTGCAATTGTAAAGAATTAGAAGTCCAAAGTTTTTGGCAGGTgtaatataattttgaaatatttgctgCAGGATCCACTAGTGACTAAAGGGCCAGCTTTAGTTCCTTTGCTTGGCATAGATGTTTGGGAGCATGCATATTATTTACAGGTAAATTTTGGCACTTTAAGTTGTGCATAAAAGAGATCTAATGTGAATTAAGATCAGTGATGATTAGCTCAATCTTTGTTTAATGGTGACTAAGACAATGCCAAAGTATCCTTGTTACATTAAGGATCCTCTACTTTGATTTTCAGAACTTTcattgttattttaatttcctttGAGAAAAAATGGATAATAGTCTTGTCAGAAAGAATCATCTTCTTTGATTAGTCACAtcaagaaattgaaaattttgctCTGGTGGATCCTATTGAATGAGTGAATAGAGGGGGTGGCAAAAAGATCCTATGTTCACTTTATTGAGTTGCATATATAACCTTATGAGACTGCATAATATACCTACTATTAATGGCTGACAAGATTTTAACTAGACTTAGTTTCCTAATAAGAGAAAGCCACCTCATTTTTTGTGCATCTTGTGTGGTTAGGGATGTAATTGAGCCAAGTCAAGTCGGTCCAGTGTCAGGCTTGAGCTTGGCTTGATTAAAAACCTCAAGGCTCGAGCTCAATCAAGCTTAACCTTTTTGTGCTCAAGCTTGgctcaaaaaataattgagcTACACAAGCTCAACTCAATTAAGctcaattataattattttatataaaaagcACTAAACTCGACTTGAGTTTGACAAAAAACtcaaataaaagtttaaaatatgtatataaatgttatattttatttatatatgtatataatattaaaaaatttaaaagcttGATAAGGCTTGTGAGCCTCTCTATTATACAAAGTTTGAACTTAGCTCGATTCATTACT
Proteins encoded in this region:
- the LOC18587485 gene encoding reticulon-like protein B16; its protein translation is MENSSNTDGEESRNQTISSTSSTTSSGGYRLFGRQGSLHQFLGGGEVADILLWKRWRDSFGVIVVATVAWLIFERSGLPFLSICSDVLLILIVLLFVRANYAALRNRQLQTLPELELSEEMVNNAAASFRVKINNVLLMAHDITIGKDFRLFFKVVICLWLLSAIGSYCSFFTLAYIGTILSITIPVFYNKYEERVDKCCGMIHRKFSQHYKIVDESVTNRIPRSLFKEKDV
- the LOC18587488 gene encoding protein DETOXIFICATION 53 isoform X1 encodes the protein MTQGYELLIMCSPSECGAASPSDISNGGNKNDYYNSGRAGGRGFLNKFLGRFQKTKVADELISLGKIAFPLLLSGLILHSKSIMSMLFLGYLGNIELAGGSLSMGFANITGYSVIKGLAMGMEPICCQAYGAKKWTVLSQTFKQTLCLLLLAAIPITLLWLNMEPILLSFGQDETITSVAKVFITYSIPELLAQALLHPLRIFIRAQNLIKPLLLSATCAMILHLPISYFLAIYLDLGIRGVALASACNTLNLSLALLAYLFISETAIKPWDGQAVTKSYRLWHPLLTLMVPSVLSVCLEWWWYEIMVLLCGLINNPEASVAAMGILIQTTGVLYVFPNSLSLSLSMRVGQDLGAEAPAQARQTTIIGLIIAMVWGLVAFAFTIAVKDVWGKVYTSEPQVLALTSVVLPILGFCELGNCPQTAACGVLVGSARPKVGACINFCSFYLVGLPVAAFAAFKLEIGFLGLWYGLAAAQASCMCLMICTLVFTDWKHQAKRAKELTQAAEDQKNELEADLLS
- the LOC18587488 gene encoding protein DETOXIFICATION 53 isoform X3 codes for the protein MVADELISLGKIAFPLLLSGLILHSKSIMSMLFLGYLGNIELAGGSLSMGFANITGYSVIKGLAMGMEPICCQAYGAKKWTVLSQTFKQTLCLLLLAAIPITLLWLNMEPILLSFGQDETITSVAKVFITYSIPELLAQALLHPLRIFIRAQNLIKPLLLSATCAMILHLPISYFLAIYLDLGIRGVALASACNTLNLSLALLAYLFISETAIKPWDGQAVTKSYRLWHPLLTLMVPSVLSVCLEWWWYEIMVLLCGLINNPEASVAAMGILIQTTGVLYVFPNSLSLSLSMRVGQDLGAEAPAQARQTTIIGLIIAMVWGLVAFAFTIAVKDVWGKVYTSEPQVLALTSVVLPILGFCELGNCPQTAACGVLVGSARPKVGACINFCSFYLVGLPVAAFAAFKLEIGFLGLWYGLAAAQASCMCLMICTLVFTDWKHQAKRAKELTQAAEDQKNELEADLLS
- the LOC18587488 gene encoding protein DETOXIFICATION 53 isoform X2, coding for MVADELISLGKIAFPLLLSGLILHSKSIMSMLFLGYLGNIELAGGSLSMGFANITGYSVIKGLAMGMEPICCQAYGAKKWTVLSQTFKQTLCLLLLAAIPITLLWLNMEPILLSFGQDETITSVAKVFITYSIPELLAQALLHPLRIFIRAQNLIKPLLLSATCAMILHLPISYFLAIYLDLGIRGVALASACNTLNLSLALLAYLFISETAIKPWDGQAVTKSYRLWHPLLTLMVPSVLSVCLEWWWYEIMVLLCGLINNPEASVAAMGILIQTTGVLYVFPNSLSLSLSMRVGQDLGAEAPAQARQTTIIGLIIAMVWGLVAFAFTIAVKDVWGKVYTSEPQVLALTSVVLPILGFCELGNCPQTAACGVLVGSARPKVGACINFCSFYLVGLPVAAFAAFKLEIGFLGLWYGLAAAQASCMCLMICTLVFTDWKHQAKRAKELTQAAEDQKNELEADLLS
- the LOC18587488 gene encoding protein DETOXIFICATION 53 isoform X4, coding for MTQGYELLIMCSPSECGAASPSDISNGGNKNDYYNSGRAGGRGFLNKFLGRFQKTKVADELISLGKIAFPLLLSGLILHSKSIMSMLFLGYLGNIELAGGSLSMGFANITGYSVIKGLAMGMEPICCQAYGAKKWTVLSQTFKQTLCLLLLAAIPITLLWLNMEPILLSFGQDETITSVAKVFITYSIPELLAQALLHPLRIFIRAQNLIKPLLLSATCAMILHLPISYFLAIYLDLGIRGVALASACNTLNLSLALLAYLFISETAIKPWDGQAVTKSYRLWHPLLTLMVPSVLSVCLEWWWYEIMVLLCGLINNPEASVAAMGILIQTTGVLYVFPNSLSLSLSMRVGQDLGAEAPAQARQTTIIGLIIAMVWGLVAFAFTIAVKDVWGKVYTSEPQVLALTSVVLPILGFCELGNCPQTAACGVLFSLIGSTKLREPRN
- the LOC18587488 gene encoding protein DETOXIFICATION 53 isoform X5 → MTQGYELLIMCSPSECGAASPSDISNGGNKNDYYNSGRAGGRGFLNKFLGRFQKTKVADELISLGKIAFPLLLSGLILHSKSIMSMLFLGYLGNIELAGGSLSMGFANITGYSVIKGLAMGMEPICCQAYGAKKWTVLSQTFKQTLCLLLLAAIPITLLWLNMEPILLSFGQDETITSVAKVFITYSIPELLAQALLHPLRIFIRAQNLIKPLLLSATCAMILHLPISYFLAIYLDLGIRGVALASACNTLNLSLALLAYLFISETAIKPWDGQAVTKSYRLWHPLLTLMVPSVLSVCLEWWWYEIMVLLCGLINNPEASVAAMGILIQTTGVLYVFPNSLSLSLSMRVGQDLGAEAPAQARQTTIIGLIIAMVWGLVAFAFTIAVKDVWGKVYTSEPQVLALTSVVLPILGFCELGNCPQTAACGVLHKPHVCV
- the LOC18587487 gene encoding superoxide dismutase [Mn], mitochondrial is translated as MALRSLATRKTLTLGLNSTRLTQSRALQTFSLPDLPYDYGALEPAISGEIMQLHHQKHHQTYITNYNKALEQLHEAIQKGDSSTVVKLQSAIKFNGGGHINHSIFWKNLAPIHEGGGEPPKGSLGWAIDTSFGSLESLIQKMNAEGAALQGSGWVWLGVDKELKKLVIETTANQDPLVTKGPALVPLLGIDVWEHAYYLQYKNVRPDYLKNIWKVIDWKYASEVYEKECP